One genomic region from Rhodoligotrophos appendicifer encodes:
- the msrB gene encoding peptide-methionine (R)-S-oxide reductase MsrB, which translates to MPEYRKTPEAIAALTPEQYRVTQQSGTERPGTGPLLDNKEPGIYVDIVSGEPLFASSDKFESGCGWPSFTKPIEHEHVKELSDSSHGMVRIEVRSKFGDSHLGHVFNDGPRDRGGLRYCINSASLRFIPRDRMEAEGYGAYLNQVEDVR; encoded by the coding sequence ATGCCGGAATACCGGAAGACCCCTGAAGCCATTGCCGCGCTGACGCCCGAGCAATATCGCGTCACTCAGCAAAGCGGCACGGAGCGCCCCGGGACAGGGCCGCTTCTCGACAATAAGGAACCCGGTATCTATGTGGATATCGTCTCTGGCGAGCCGCTCTTCGCATCTTCTGACAAGTTCGAGTCTGGATGCGGGTGGCCGAGTTTCACCAAGCCGATCGAGCATGAGCATGTGAAGGAACTGAGCGACAGTTCCCACGGCATGGTACGCATCGAAGTCCGCTCGAAATTCGGCGACAGCCATCTCGGCCATGTTTTCAATGATGGCCCCCGGGATCGAGGCGGCTTACGCTATTGCATCAACTCGGCTTCACTCCGGTTCATCCCTCGCGACCGGATGGAAGCGGAGGGGTATGGAGCCTATCTCAACCAGGTGGAGGATGTTCGATGA